A single genomic interval of Zobellia nedashkovskayae harbors:
- the hxlA gene encoding 3-hexulose-6-phosphate synthase, translated as MVKLQVAIDLLKIEDAIALATKVAPYIDIIELGTPLIKSEGLSGIRKMKDAFPDKLVLADFKTADAGELEADMAFGAGADYITILGATGDSTIAGAVKSAKAHGKGVVVDTIGVKDRVKRAQEAIALGAEFVELHAGLDEQAEEGYSIQVLIDEAKTAGVSVSIAGGVNLSSITAVKESGVTVAVAGAAIYGAEDPAKAAKELKELLLA; from the coding sequence ATGGTAAAATTACAAGTAGCAATAGATTTATTAAAAATAGAAGACGCAATTGCATTAGCAACTAAAGTAGCGCCTTACATAGATATTATAGAATTGGGAACACCACTTATTAAGAGTGAAGGTTTATCCGGAATTAGAAAGATGAAAGATGCTTTTCCTGATAAATTGGTTCTAGCCGATTTTAAAACTGCCGATGCAGGAGAATTGGAAGCGGATATGGCTTTTGGTGCCGGAGCAGATTATATTACCATTTTGGGAGCAACAGGAGATTCTACCATAGCAGGCGCAGTAAAATCTGCAAAAGCACACGGCAAAGGTGTTGTTGTAGATACTATTGGTGTTAAAGACAGAGTAAAACGTGCTCAAGAAGCTATTGCATTAGGAGCGGAATTTGTTGAGTTACATGCAGGTTTAGATGAGCAAGCAGAAGAAGGATACTCAATTCAGGTTTTGATAGACGAAGCCAAGACAGCCGGAGTTTCAGTTTCTATTGCCGGTGGTGTAAACCTAAGTAGTATTACAGCAGTTAAGGAGTCTGGTGTTACAGTAGCCGTTGCAGGAGCAGCCATCTACGGAGCAGAAGATCCAGCTAAAGCAGCTAAAGAATTAAAAGAGTTGTTGCTAGCATAA
- the hxlB gene encoding 6-phospho-3-hexuloisomerase has translation MENTLKKKDTELVKRAMNTIMEEHLKLVKAIQYEDIAPLIAVITEAEHIFIMGAGRTGLMMKAAAMRFMHLGYKVHVVGETTSPAIRKGDVLIAGSGSGTTGGIVGAAETAKIVGAGVVCFTTNMDSPLALLANHTVKIPAAQKQERDEDVSKQYAGSLFEQSLLLVMDALIQALWELDGSPASDLWKRHANME, from the coding sequence ATGGAAAATACACTAAAAAAAAAGGATACTGAACTAGTTAAGCGTGCCATGAACACCATTATGGAAGAACACCTGAAACTGGTAAAAGCTATCCAATATGAGGATATAGCCCCTTTAATTGCGGTAATAACAGAAGCCGAACATATTTTTATTATGGGAGCAGGACGTACCGGACTCATGATGAAAGCAGCAGCAATGCGATTCATGCATTTAGGATATAAAGTTCATGTGGTTGGCGAAACAACATCACCTGCCATACGAAAAGGAGATGTGCTAATTGCCGGTTCCGGCTCTGGAACCACTGGCGGAATTGTTGGAGCAGCGGAAACCGCAAAAATAGTAGGAGCAGGGGTTGTGTGCTTTACGACCAATATGGACTCTCCATTGGCATTATTGGCAAACCACACGGTTAAGATACCTGCTGCACAAAAGCAGGAAAGAGACGAGGATGTTTCCAAACAATACGCAGGCAGTCTTTTTGAGCAGTCGCTTTTATTGGTTATGGATGCGCTTATTCAAGCACTTTGGGAATTAGATGGTAGTCCGGCTTCGGATTTATGGAAGCGTCATGCCAATATGGAGTAG
- a CDS encoding helix-turn-helix domain-containing protein codes for MLSDKVLYIRDLGNCPPAYLNDPARRDFFEIVWLRNEDALHVPQHDFQTLKGDWIYLIPPYRVHQLNKAGKNGVLISFKQELLEGDLKEFLLDVFRMFNIQGEFSCLQVNEESSKGLVSVLQLLEQEYNQETINLIMMKALLKVFLLKLIQLKEQHFTLQDINEKRVYEFMLLLEKNYQNERNADFYAGKLGISAKRLNQILKEKLDKTGVQLIHDRLILEAKRQIIHSENTIKEIAYNLGFKDHSYFSRFFKLHAEQTPQEFQNNVKKHVISHDNTLYS; via the coding sequence ATGCTCAGTGATAAAGTTTTATATATAAGAGATTTGGGCAACTGCCCTCCAGCCTATTTAAACGATCCCGCACGAAGAGATTTCTTTGAAATTGTATGGCTACGAAACGAAGATGCGCTTCATGTTCCTCAGCATGATTTCCAAACCTTAAAAGGAGATTGGATTTATTTGATTCCGCCATACAGAGTGCACCAGTTAAACAAAGCCGGGAAAAATGGTGTATTGATTTCCTTTAAACAGGAACTCTTGGAAGGAGATTTAAAAGAGTTCTTATTGGATGTTTTTAGAATGTTCAATATACAAGGTGAATTTTCTTGTCTGCAGGTAAATGAGGAGAGCTCAAAAGGATTGGTTTCCGTTCTTCAGCTTTTGGAGCAAGAATACAATCAAGAAACTATTAATTTAATAATGATGAAAGCCCTTTTAAAAGTGTTTTTATTAAAGCTGATACAACTAAAAGAACAACACTTTACATTACAAGATATTAACGAAAAGCGGGTTTATGAGTTTATGCTTTTGCTTGAAAAGAATTATCAAAATGAGAGAAATGCCGATTTTTATGCTGGGAAACTAGGCATTAGCGCAAAGCGATTAAATCAAATATTAAAAGAAAAACTAGACAAAACAGGCGTGCAACTTATTCACGACCGTCTTATACTGGAAGCAAAAAGGCAAATTATACATAGTGAGAACACTATTAAAGAAATAGCCTATAATCTAGGTTTTAAGGATCACTCCTACTTTAGCCGATTTTTTAAATTGCATGCTGAACAGACTCCCCAAGAATTTCAAAACAATGTAAAGAAACATGTCATTTCACACGATAACACTTTGTATAGTTAG
- a CDS encoding DUF4269 domain-containing protein, whose product MIEDFKNIAYLKSGNERQKLAYAEIKAIEILEKLKEYTPILTGTIPIGIDLPESDLDIICYCKDHLSFSAFLQQEFSHKQGFKVYATTQNHTICTIAEFKSGSFLFEIFGQSIPTERQNACRHMIIENRILLEKGAEFKEEIIALKSRGIKTEPAFAKLLGLNGNPYVELLKLGNKHSAQ is encoded by the coding sequence TTGATAGAGGATTTTAAAAATATTGCATATCTGAAGTCTGGAAACGAGAGACAAAAACTCGCCTATGCTGAAATTAAGGCAATTGAAATTTTAGAGAAACTCAAGGAGTACACCCCCATTTTAACCGGAACTATCCCAATCGGGATTGACCTACCTGAAAGCGATTTAGACATCATTTGCTATTGCAAAGACCATTTGTCTTTTAGTGCTTTCTTGCAACAAGAATTCTCGCATAAGCAAGGTTTTAAAGTTTACGCAACAACTCAAAACCATACTATATGTACCATTGCAGAATTTAAATCAGGAAGTTTTCTATTTGAAATTTTCGGACAAAGCATACCAACCGAACGGCAAAATGCTTGTCGTCATATGATTATTGAAAACCGAATTTTACTAGAAAAAGGGGCTGAGTTTAAGGAAGAAATTATAGCGTTAAAATCCCGTGGTATAAAAACCGAACCTGCATTTGCTAAACTATTGGGCCTAAACGGGAATCCGTATGTTGAATTATTAAAGCTGGGTAACAAACATAGCGCTCAATAG